Genomic DNA from Corallococcus macrosporus:
GTGCGTCTCAACGGAAGGAAGTGGGTGGGGGTGGCGCTGGCGGGGCTCGTGCTGTTGGGCACGGGCCTGCTGGCGGCCTGGTGGGTGCCGCTGCCGGAGCGGTTGGCGGCGCCCCCCTCGGTGGTGATGGCGTACCGGGACGGGGCGCCCGCGTACGTCTTCCTCGCCCCGGACGAGCGGTGGCGCATCCCCGCGCCGAAGGACCGCATCGACCGGGCCTACGTCCGCGCCCTCCTGGCGCTGGAGGACAAGCGGTTCTTCCAGCACCCGGGCGTGGATCCGCTCGCGGCCCTGCGCGCCGTGGGGCTCAACCTGAGCCGGGGGCGGCGGGTGTCGGGGGCGTCCACGCTGACGATGCAGTTGGTGCGCGTGCTGGAGCCCCGTCCGCGCACGTTCACCTCGAAGGTGATTGAGTCCTTCCGCGCCGCCCAGTTGGAGGCGCGGTTGTCCAAGCAGGAGGTGCTGGAGGCGTATCTCCAGTTCGTGCCCTACGGGCGCAATGTGGAAGGCGTGGAGGCGGCGGCGCTCGCGTACTTCGGGCATACGGCCCAGCACCTGAGCCCGGCGGAGATCGCCACGCTGCTGGCGGTGCCTCAGAACCCGAACCGGCGCTTCCCGTCGCCGGAGAACCGGGACCGGCTGCTCTCGGCGCGGGATGACATTGCCCGGCGGCTCCTGGACTCCGGAGGGCTGGTGGTGGACGGCGTCGCGGCCGACACGGTGCTGGCGGAGGTGCGGGCGACGCGGGTGCCGGACCTGCTCACTCCGTTCCCCAGGGAGGCGCCGCACGCGGCGGCGTGGCTCAAGGCGCAGCGGCCGGGGGTGACGTGGCTGGCGACGACGCTGGACGCGGGCACGCAGCGGTTCGTGGAGCGCACGCTGGGCGAGGCGGCGCGGCGGCTGGAGCGGCAGGGCATCCACAACGGCGCGGTGGTGGTGGCGGACCGGGACACCGGCGAGCTTCGCGCGCTGGTGGGCAACTTCGACTTCTTCGATGAGAAGCACGGCGGGCAGATCATCGGCTTCGCCACGCCGCGCTCACCGGGCTCGGCGCTCAAGCCGCTGCTGTACGCGCTGGGGATCGATCAGGGGCTGGTGGGTCCGGAGACGCTCGTGCCGGACATCCCGGTGGCGTACGGCGGCTATCAGCCGCGCAACTTCGACGGGCGGTTCCTGGGGCTGGTGCGGATGGAGACCGCGCTGTCGCAGTCGCTCAACCTGCCGTTCGTGCGGCTTTTGGAGCGGGTGGGCGTGGAGGGCTTCCTCGGTTCACTGCGGCAGGCGGAGGTCACCAGCCTGGATCCGCGGCCAGGGCACTACGGCCTGTCCGCGGCGGTGGGCGGGCTGGAGCTGACGCCGCTGGAGTTGACGGGCGTGTACCTGGCGCTGGCGGGGGATGGGCAGGTGAAGCCGCTGCGGGTGCTGGAGGAGGACTCGGCGCCGAAGCAGGCCCAGACGCTGGTGTCGCCGGGAGCGGCGTGGCTGACGCGGCAGGCGTTGGCGTTGAGGGACCGGCCGGACTTCCCGGAGCGGCGGCGGCTCACGGGGCTGCCCGCGCGGGTGCACTGGAAGACGGGGACGAGCTTCGGCAACCGGGACGCCTGGGCGGCGGGCTCCGGGCCGAAGCACACGGCGGTGGTGTGGCTGGGCAACTTCGACCACGCGTCGAGCGTGCACCTGGTGGGCGCGGAGAACGCGGCCCCGTTGCTGTTCGACATCCTGGAGGGCGTGGGGCCACGAGGCACGGCGCTGCAGGAGGAGGACGCCGCGCCGCCCAAGGACCTGGTGGGCGTGGAGGTGTGCTCATACTCGGGGCACCTGCCCACGGAGGCGTGCACGCAGCGCAAGCGCGTGGACGCGGTGCGCACGGCGGTACCGACGGCGCCGTGTCCGTACCACCACCGGGTGGAGGTGGACGTGGCGTCGGGCCTGGCGGTGGGGCCGGGCTGCCGGGACGGGCGCAAGACGGAGTGGCGCGTGTACCTCACCTGGCCGTCCAGCCTGCGCCGCTGGCTCGCGGAGCAGCAGCGTCAGTTGCCCGAACCGCCGCCCCTGGCGCCCGGTTGCGTCGCGGGAGGGGAGCGGGACACGCCGAGCATCCTCTCGCCGCCGGAAGGGCAGGTGGCGCTGCTCATCCCGGGCATGAACACGGAGGAGCAGAAGATCCCGCTGGAAGCGGAGGCCGCGCACGACCGCGAGCTGACCTGGTTCGTGAACGGAGCCGTCCTGGGAACCGCGAGGGCCGCCGAGCGCCTGTGGTGGAAGCCCAGCGTGGGCACGCACGACATCCTCGTCACCGACGACCACGGCCTCACCGCGCGCCGGACACTGGTGGTCCGCGAGCGGCAGTAGGGCTCAGCGTTCGGCGATTCTCCGAGCCAGGGCAATACCACTCAGGAACGCGCCCTCCACGCGAGGCCCCGCGCACCAGTCGCCACAGGCGCCCAGTCCAAATGCTGGGTCGAACAACGAGGACGTCTCCAGCGGCGGTGAAGGCATCGCGAAGCGCCACCGGTGCGCGACAGCCTCCACCGCGCGCACCTCCCGGCCCAGCGCCTTCCCGAACGCCTCCACGAGCTTCGGCGCCATCTCCTCCGCCGTCTCCTCCAGGTGCGACGCGCTGTACTCCGGCGACCCGTGAAGCACCCAGCGCTCACCCGGAGCCCGTCCCAGCTTGCTCGTGTCGCGCGCCACCCACGACAGCGGCGAGTCCTCCACGAACGCGCCGTCCAGCTCCACCGCCACCGGCTCCTCGAACCGGGCCATGACGGCCCAGCACGGCGACAGCCGAGCGGTCTCCGCCTGTGCCGCCAGCGCGGGCGCACCCGCCAGCAACGGCACCGCCTGCGGCGCGGGCACGGCGGCCACCACCACCTCCGCCAGCCCCAGGTCCTCGCCCGTCTCCGACGTCAGGCGCCAACCCTGGCCCTCACGCGCCACCCGCGCCACCCGCACCCCGACGCGCACGTCCAACCCGTCCGCCAGTGCCTTCGCCACCGCGCTCATCCCCGGCACGCCCACGTACCGCACGGACTCCTTCGCGGGCGTCACCGTCCCACGCGTC
This window encodes:
- the pbpC gene encoding penicillin-binding protein 1C; its protein translation is MRLNGRKWVGVALAGLVLLGTGLLAAWWVPLPERLAAPPSVVMAYRDGAPAYVFLAPDERWRIPAPKDRIDRAYVRALLALEDKRFFQHPGVDPLAALRAVGLNLSRGRRVSGASTLTMQLVRVLEPRPRTFTSKVIESFRAAQLEARLSKQEVLEAYLQFVPYGRNVEGVEAAALAYFGHTAQHLSPAEIATLLAVPQNPNRRFPSPENRDRLLSARDDIARRLLDSGGLVVDGVAADTVLAEVRATRVPDLLTPFPREAPHAAAWLKAQRPGVTWLATTLDAGTQRFVERTLGEAARRLERQGIHNGAVVVADRDTGELRALVGNFDFFDEKHGGQIIGFATPRSPGSALKPLLYALGIDQGLVGPETLVPDIPVAYGGYQPRNFDGRFLGLVRMETALSQSLNLPFVRLLERVGVEGFLGSLRQAEVTSLDPRPGHYGLSAAVGGLELTPLELTGVYLALAGDGQVKPLRVLEEDSAPKQAQTLVSPGAAWLTRQALALRDRPDFPERRRLTGLPARVHWKTGTSFGNRDAWAAGSGPKHTAVVWLGNFDHASSVHLVGAENAAPLLFDILEGVGPRGTALQEEDAAPPKDLVGVEVCSYSGHLPTEACTQRKRVDAVRTAVPTAPCPYHHRVEVDVASGLAVGPGCRDGRKTEWRVYLTWPSSLRRWLAEQQRQLPEPPPLAPGCVAGGERDTPSILSPPEGQVALLIPGMNTEEQKIPLEAEAAHDRELTWFVNGAVLGTARAAERLWWKPSVGTHDILVTDDHGLTARRTLVVRERQ
- a CDS encoding NAD(P)/FAD-dependent oxidoreductase, with product MPASRVLDDLLPRRSGPLPRVVVIGAGMSGLALARVLTGAGFGVRVLDKGRGPGGRLSTRRSADGGTFDHGAQYFTARDPLFRELVDAWVAEGVVAEWHGRIGTLTRGTVTPAKESVRYVGVPGMSAVAKALADGLDVRVGVRVARVAREGQGWRLTSETGEDLGLAEVVVAAVPAPQAVPLLAGAPALAAQAETARLSPCWAVMARFEEPVAVELDGAFVEDSPLSWVARDTSKLGRAPGERWVLHGSPEYSASHLEETAEEMAPKLVEAFGKALGREVRAVEAVAHRWRFAMPSPPLETSSLFDPAFGLGACGDWCAGPRVEGAFLSGIALARRIAER